In the Calonectris borealis chromosome 11, bCalBor7.hap1.2, whole genome shotgun sequence genome, one interval contains:
- the LOC142086487 gene encoding zona pellucida sperm-binding protein 3-like: MGSGGSLGVALFCWVLAEAASYSPWGFPQRDSGVLRVRGDSSWSRPHVPSFSQPSPWAWVDVSQLQAAAPLHPVAVQCQEAQVVVTVHKDLFGTGRLVKAAELTLGSAACLPVAQSAAETTVTFVAGLHECGSTLQMTPDSLIYKTSLSYKPTPSGNLIIVRTNAAVVPIECHYPRKSNVSSNAVRPTWAPFRSTLSAEERLMFSLRLMNDDWSTERLSNGFQLGESLHLQADVASGGHVPLRLFVDDCVATLSPDRNSSPRYALIDLSGCLVDGRSDDTTSAFISPRPRQETLQFTVDAFKFAGDDRNLIYITCHLKVSPADQAPNPLNKACSFNKASSLWAPVEGTGDICSCCETGNCPLYAGYSRRINPPARWPGRRLKRDISSKQGGSSRASEAEVSVGPLLILDPAQGLWSSSGGLAPAGKTPHGAAEGLPMLVQVAMLTAATVLSLTALGLFLVCRKCSCPPGVSL; the protein is encoded by the exons ATGGGGTCTGGAGGCAGCCTGGGTGTAGCTCTgttctgctgggtgctggctgaagCAGCATCTTACAGCCCCTGGGGTTTCCCTCAAAGGGACTCGGGGGTCTTGAGGGTCCGGGGAGACTCGTCTTGGAGCCGTCCCCATGTGccttccttctcccagccctctccctgggCATGGGTGGATGTCTCCCAGCTCCAGGCTGCTGCCCCGCTGCACCCCGTGGCCGTGCAGTGCCAGGAGGCGCAGGTGGTGGTCACGGTGCACAAGGACCTCTTTGGCACGGGGCGCCTGGTCAAGGCTGCGGAGCTGACCCTGGGctcggctgcctgcctgcctgtggcCCAGAGTGCTGCTGAGACCACGGTGACCTTCGTGGCTGGGCTGCATGAGTGCGGCAGCACCTTGCAG ATGACCCCAGACTCCTTGATCTACAAAACAAGTTTGTCCTACAAACCTACTCCTTCTGGCAACCTGATCATCGTAAGGACCAACGCGGCTGTGGTTCCTATTGAGTGTCACTATCCTAG GAAGAGCAATGTGAGCAGCAATGCTGTCCGGCCCACGTGGGCTCCCTTCCGCTCCACCCTGTCGGCGGAGGAGAGGCTGATGTTCTCCCTGCGCCTCATGAATG ATGACTGGAGCACTGAAAGACTCTCCAATGGCTTCCAGCTGGGGGAAAGCCTGCACCTCCAGGCTGATGTTGCTTCTGGGGGTCATGTACCTCTGAGGCTCTTCGTGGATGACTGTGTTGCTACTCTAAGTCCAGACAGGAACTCTTCTCCCCGATATGCCTTGATTGACCTCAGCGG GTGCTTGGTGGATGGGAGATCAGATGACACCACTTCAGCCTTCATCTCTCCAAGGCCGAGGCAGGAAACACTGCAGTTCACAGTTGATGCATTCAAGTTTGCAGGAGATGACAGAAACTTG ATCTACATCACCTGCCACCTGAAGGTCTCCCCAGCTGACCAAGCCCCAAATCCATTGAACAAGGCCTGTTCCTTCAACAAGGCCAGCAGCCT TTGGGCTCCGGTGGAGGGTACTGGAGACATCTGCAGCTGCTGTGAGACTGGCAACTGCCCGTTGTATGCAGGATACTCCCGGAGAATTAACCCTCCGGCCAGATGGCCGGGCAGGCGCTTGAAGAGAGACATTTCTTCCAAGCAAG GTGGGTCCTCAAGGGCATCAGAAGCTGAAGTCTCAGTTGGACCGTTATTAATCCTTGATCCAGCTCAGGGATTATGGAGTTCCTCAGGAGGTCTTGCACCAGCAGGGAAGACCCCCCATG GTGCTGCTGAAGGACTTCCTATGCTGGTCCAAGTTGCCATGCTCACAGCAGCCACTGTGCTGAGCTTAACTGCTCTTGGACTCTTTCTTGTGTGCAGAAAATGTAGCTGTCCTCCTGGAGTGTCATTGTAA